Proteins encoded within one genomic window of Chitinophaga parva:
- a CDS encoding gliding motility-associated C-terminal domain-containing protein produces the protein MALLGGLLFGPIQPLHAQTATVITRPISNTPLEFIENKGQWSGDFLYQAEIGSNRLFLKKNGFVFKLLDPGDMEKLHTWMHGRPATDTSHVLVPGSRSAATAPAAGNGSSGNTETGAGVGPVPAVRSHSYEVVFQNANPNPVLVPEKATDVYRNYFLGSDATKWRSNVQAFQNVTYQQLYPNVDLHAYSEAGALKYDLLVNPGADLAAVQLAYNYTAGIEIKKGNLVIHTSVGDVIEQAPVAYQYIDNQRVDVNVSYQLKKGLLSFKVGKGYDPAYTLIIDPNYVFSTFTGSHADNWGFTATYDAQGYFYAGGIVADNGYPVTPGAVQSTFGGGNSAQGVPGDIAISKFTPDGSKLVYATYLGGNGLDEPHSLIVDPQGQLVMSGRTRSSNFPGKTYVGPRGDWDIVMVKFNATATALVGSMVIGGSGADGVNINAEGGAVRTTARNYGDGARSEVLLDGAGYIYLASCTSSNNFPVKGGFQSTLAGAQDGVVMKITPDCNGIVWASYLGGSGDDAAFVLAIPDLKSIYVGGATASSNFPSKGNVISSSFLGGATDGFISHIAADGSALLQSTFIGCTNNQADMLYGLQMDASGYLYAMGTTEGTWPTKQPAGTTTFYNDNSKQFIVKIQPDLSAYVYSTTFGKKANYPSISPVAFLVDRCENVYVSGWGGDKVVGGIDQGFPNSNTIGLPLKQPLQGTTDGKDFYFFVLQRDARGILFGSYFGGNGLFEHVDGGTSRFDRNGIIYQAICAACWVNPGGSEPRFPTTPGAYARTKDPNVDCNLAALKISFNLDGIKAGIATIGRKNHFCLGDPITFVDTTGIAATSWTWDFGDKTPRVTGTQDTVSHTYAANGDYTVMLIKYDPAACNVYDTAYYNVRVRTDKATVLARATRQPPCGSLSYRFDNLSEAPAGKDFTKQSFTWDFGDGSPIVTTDTSFQLHNYAAEGIYNVLLTLVDTNYCNAPETDTIPLRVAANVVASFTAPDSGCAPLVYTPNNTTKGGTSFFWDFGNGVTSTDAYPTTTYLKPGVYPVKLIAYDTTTCNKVDSAKTTVTVVPPPQAGYTFAPVIAKVNTPTQFTNTSSADAVQFLWSFGDGQLSTERNPEHQYNTTGTFDVCLIATNATGCADTLCQKVSAIVVPLFDVPSAFSPNSDGLNDVFLVKAFGVDKFEMKIFNRQGQLVFQSNDPKIGWDGRYKGAAQPMDAYAYEVTLVFTNGTKASKAGSVTLLR, from the coding sequence CAGCAATACACCGCTGGAATTTATTGAAAACAAAGGCCAGTGGTCCGGCGACTTCCTGTACCAGGCGGAAATAGGTAGCAACCGGTTGTTCCTTAAAAAGAATGGTTTCGTGTTTAAGCTCCTGGACCCTGGTGATATGGAAAAGCTGCACACCTGGATGCACGGGCGCCCGGCGACAGATACTTCCCATGTGCTGGTGCCCGGTAGCCGCAGCGCAGCCACGGCTCCGGCGGCTGGTAATGGCAGTAGCGGCAACACCGAAACCGGCGCCGGCGTGGGCCCTGTGCCCGCCGTGCGCAGCCACTCCTACGAAGTGGTGTTCCAGAACGCCAATCCCAACCCCGTGCTGGTGCCGGAAAAAGCGACAGACGTGTACCGCAATTATTTCCTGGGCAGTGATGCTACGAAATGGCGCTCCAATGTACAGGCCTTCCAGAACGTTACCTATCAGCAACTCTATCCTAACGTGGACCTGCATGCTTACTCAGAAGCAGGCGCCCTCAAATACGACCTCCTCGTAAACCCCGGTGCAGACCTGGCCGCCGTGCAGCTGGCCTATAACTACACCGCGGGCATTGAAATAAAAAAAGGCAACCTGGTGATCCACACCTCCGTGGGCGATGTGATAGAACAGGCACCAGTGGCTTATCAATACATTGACAATCAGCGTGTAGACGTAAACGTTAGTTACCAGCTGAAAAAGGGCCTGCTCAGTTTTAAAGTAGGCAAGGGATACGATCCCGCCTACACGCTGATCATTGACCCTAACTACGTGTTCTCCACCTTCACCGGCTCCCACGCGGATAACTGGGGCTTCACGGCCACTTACGATGCGCAGGGCTACTTCTACGCAGGCGGCATCGTGGCGGATAATGGCTACCCGGTAACACCGGGTGCGGTGCAGAGCACTTTTGGTGGTGGCAATTCTGCCCAGGGCGTCCCCGGCGATATTGCCATCTCTAAATTCACGCCCGATGGCTCCAAACTGGTATATGCCACCTACCTGGGTGGCAATGGCCTGGATGAACCGCATAGCCTCATTGTAGATCCGCAGGGGCAACTGGTGATGTCTGGCCGTACCCGCTCTTCTAACTTTCCAGGCAAAACGTATGTAGGCCCCCGCGGTGATTGGGATATTGTAATGGTGAAATTCAATGCCACGGCTACCGCCCTGGTAGGCTCCATGGTGATAGGCGGCTCTGGTGCAGATGGTGTAAATATCAATGCGGAAGGCGGCGCCGTGAGAACCACTGCACGTAACTATGGAGATGGTGCCCGCAGTGAAGTACTGCTGGACGGTGCCGGTTATATTTACCTGGCCAGCTGTACCAGCTCCAACAATTTCCCGGTGAAGGGCGGCTTCCAGAGCACCCTGGCCGGCGCACAGGATGGGGTGGTGATGAAGATCACCCCGGACTGTAACGGTATTGTGTGGGCCAGTTACCTGGGTGGCTCCGGAGATGATGCCGCTTTTGTATTGGCCATTCCAGACCTGAAATCTATCTACGTAGGTGGGGCTACCGCCAGTAGTAATTTCCCTTCAAAAGGCAACGTAATTTCCTCCAGTTTCCTGGGCGGCGCTACGGATGGTTTTATCTCACACATTGCGGCGGATGGCAGCGCGCTGCTGCAGTCCACTTTTATTGGCTGTACCAATAACCAGGCAGATATGCTGTATGGCCTGCAGATGGATGCCAGCGGTTACCTGTATGCCATGGGCACCACGGAAGGTACCTGGCCCACGAAACAGCCTGCGGGCACTACTACTTTCTACAATGATAACTCCAAGCAGTTCATCGTAAAGATACAGCCAGACCTTTCCGCGTACGTGTACTCCACCACCTTTGGTAAAAAGGCAAATTACCCCAGCATTTCGCCGGTAGCCTTCCTGGTAGACCGTTGTGAGAACGTGTATGTATCCGGCTGGGGCGGTGATAAAGTGGTAGGCGGTATTGACCAGGGATTTCCCAATTCCAATACCATCGGGCTGCCCCTGAAACAGCCACTGCAGGGCACTACAGACGGGAAGGATTTTTACTTCTTTGTGCTGCAGCGCGATGCGCGGGGCATTTTGTTTGGCAGCTACTTTGGTGGCAATGGCTTGTTTGAGCACGTGGATGGTGGCACCAGCCGGTTTGACCGGAATGGTATTATTTACCAGGCCATCTGCGCGGCGTGTTGGGTAAATCCCGGTGGCTCTGAGCCACGGTTTCCCACTACGCCGGGCGCTTATGCGCGCACCAAAGACCCGAATGTGGATTGTAACTTAGCGGCCCTTAAGATATCTTTCAACCTGGATGGCATCAAGGCGGGCATTGCCACCATAGGCCGCAAAAACCATTTCTGCTTAGGCGATCCCATTACGTTTGTAGATACTACCGGCATCGCCGCCACCTCCTGGACCTGGGACTTTGGCGACAAAACACCGCGCGTGACCGGCACCCAGGATACCGTAAGCCATACTTATGCGGCAAATGGTGACTACACCGTGATGCTGATCAAGTATGATCCCGCAGCTTGTAATGTATACGACACGGCCTACTACAATGTGCGCGTGCGTACAGACAAGGCCACGGTGCTGGCCAGGGCTACCCGCCAGCCACCGTGCGGAAGCCTTTCCTACCGGTTTGATAACCTCTCGGAAGCGCCGGCTGGCAAGGATTTCACCAAGCAGTCCTTTACCTGGGACTTTGGAGACGGTTCTCCCATCGTAACCACCGATACGTCCTTCCAGTTACACAACTATGCGGCGGAAGGGATCTACAATGTGTTGCTTACCCTCGTGGATACCAACTATTGTAACGCACCGGAAACAGACACCATCCCGCTGCGCGTAGCGGCCAATGTGGTGGCATCCTTCACGGCACCGGACAGTGGTTGCGCGCCACTTGTCTACACGCCCAATAACACCACGAAAGGCGGTACCAGCTTTTTCTGGGATTTTGGGAACGGCGTTACTTCCACAGATGCTTATCCTACAACCACTTACCTGAAACCCGGCGTCTACCCGGTAAAATTGATCGCGTATGATACCACCACCTGTAACAAGGTAGACAGTGCCAAAACCACCGTCACGGTGGTGCCGCCACCGCAGGCCGGCTATACGTTTGCACCGGTGATTGCCAAGGTGAATACGCCCACCCAATTTACCAACACGTCCAGTGCAGATGCGGTACAGTTTCTGTGGTCATTTGGTGACGGGCAGTTAAGTACGGAAAGAAATCCCGAGCACCAGTACAACACAACGGGTACCTTCGATGTTTGTTTAATAGCGACCAACGCTACCGGATGCGCAGACACGCTTTGCCAGAAGGTAAGCGCCATCGTAGTGCCGCTGTTTGACGTACCTTCGGCCTTCTCTCCGAACAGCGATGGCCTCAACGACGTATTCCTGGTAAAGGCTTTCGGTGTGGACAAGTTCGAGATGAAAATATTTAACCGCCAGGGACAGCTGGTGTTCCAGAGCAATGATCCTAAGATAGGCTGGGATGGCAGATACAAAGGCGCCGCACAACCCATGGATGCTTATGCTTACGAGGTAACGCTGGTGTTTACCAACGGAACCAAAGCCAGTAAAGCTGGCAGTGTAACTTTACTCAGATAA
- a CDS encoding PorP/SprF family type IX secretion system membrane protein, giving the protein MKALEKFLAGLGVMLIAALPLSAQDLHFSQFYNSPLLTNPANTGFIPDGNYRIGVNYRDQWTSIPVPYKTMSAFGDFQLLRDRLEYGWLGVGGVLLRDVAGAGDLTSTKAYGSIAYHQLLGQSSLLSLGFNGGVANKHVDITKLTFGDQWNGQFFDSAIPTAEPIQNNRVNYFDLQVGMNYAYFPTDNIYVNVGASVQHLNHPRETFYNTNNEIARRYIGFLNASIKLNDKVIVNPGGYYSWQTKSTELVLGGNVAYNLSGDGVQQLYGGAYYRAHDAAIFMVGYQLQQLKFNFSYDVTTSSLAVNNGRQGAYEIGIVYTGLYPNRSFGAARRSTICPSF; this is encoded by the coding sequence ATGAAAGCGCTCGAAAAATTTTTAGCCGGCCTGGGAGTGATGTTGATAGCGGCTTTGCCATTATCAGCACAGGATCTTCACTTTTCCCAGTTTTATAATTCACCCCTGCTGACCAACCCGGCCAACACTGGTTTTATTCCTGATGGTAACTATCGCATTGGTGTGAACTACCGCGACCAGTGGACCAGCATTCCCGTGCCTTACAAAACCATGTCTGCCTTTGGCGACTTTCAGTTGCTGCGCGACCGCCTGGAATACGGCTGGCTCGGCGTGGGCGGCGTGCTGCTGCGCGATGTGGCGGGTGCGGGTGATCTTACTTCCACCAAGGCTTACGGCTCTATTGCCTATCACCAGCTGCTGGGCCAGAGCAGCCTGCTTTCCCTGGGTTTTAACGGGGGCGTGGCCAACAAGCACGTGGACATTACCAAGCTTACTTTTGGCGACCAGTGGAATGGCCAGTTCTTTGATTCCGCCATTCCTACCGCGGAGCCTATCCAGAATAACCGGGTCAATTATTTTGACCTGCAGGTGGGTATGAACTATGCTTATTTTCCTACAGACAATATTTATGTGAATGTAGGCGCATCTGTGCAGCACCTCAATCACCCGCGGGAAACGTTTTATAACACCAATAACGAAATAGCCCGCCGCTACATTGGTTTCCTCAATGCCAGCATCAAACTGAATGATAAAGTGATCGTGAATCCCGGTGGTTATTACAGCTGGCAGACCAAGAGCACGGAGCTGGTACTGGGCGGTAACGTGGCTTACAATCTCTCCGGCGATGGTGTGCAGCAATTGTATGGCGGCGCTTATTACCGCGCACATGATGCAGCCATCTTCATGGTGGGCTACCAGCTGCAACAACTGAAGTTCAACTTCAGCTATGATGTTACCACTTCTTCCCTGGCCGTGAACAACGGGCGCCAGGGCGCTTACGAGATCGGCATCGTGTACACGGGGCTTTATCCAAACCGCTCTTTCGGTGCTGCCCGCCGGTCTACTATTTGTCCGTCATTTTAA
- a CDS encoding FAD-binding oxidoreductase, translating into MNYFTTVDETHLEAFRQVLGADFVLTTPENLAPYAHDETEDLHYLPSVVLKPGSTEQVSRVMEICSQYHLPVTPRGGGTGLSGGALPQHGGVLLSTERFNRILQIDERNLQVTTEPGVITEVLQDAVKERGLFYPPDPSSRGSCFIGGNIAENSGGPKAVKYGVVKDYVLNLEVVLPSGEVIWTGANVLKNSTGYNLTQLVVGSEGTLGIVTKIVLRLIPLPKNDLLMLVPFRSAENACAAVSAIFRAGYIPSALEFMERDALEWAVKYVDNSSVPIADDVQAHLLIEVDGNYPDLLMQEMEGIAGIVTEFDCGEILFADDSVQKASLWKLRRRVAEAVKANSVYKEEDTVVPRAELPVLLKGVKEIGARYGFHSVCYGHAGDGNLHVNIIKGHLTDEQWNGSLPKGIAEIFELVKSLGGTISGEHGIGLVQKPYMHIMFTDTSMHLMRQIKKAFDPTGILNPGKIFD; encoded by the coding sequence ATGAACTATTTCACCACGGTAGATGAGACCCACCTGGAGGCTTTCCGGCAAGTGCTGGGAGCAGATTTTGTACTCACAACACCCGAAAACCTGGCCCCATATGCACATGATGAAACGGAAGACCTGCACTACCTGCCTTCCGTAGTATTGAAGCCTGGCAGCACAGAGCAGGTAAGCCGTGTTATGGAGATCTGCTCCCAGTACCACCTGCCTGTAACGCCCCGTGGTGGCGGCACCGGGCTGAGTGGGGGTGCACTGCCCCAGCATGGAGGTGTGTTGCTTTCCACAGAACGTTTTAACCGCATTTTACAGATAGATGAGCGCAACCTGCAGGTAACCACCGAGCCCGGTGTGATCACCGAGGTACTGCAGGATGCCGTAAAGGAAAGAGGCCTGTTTTACCCGCCGGATCCCAGCAGCCGCGGCTCCTGTTTCATAGGCGGCAACATTGCCGAGAACAGCGGAGGCCCTAAAGCTGTTAAATATGGAGTGGTGAAAGATTATGTGCTGAACCTGGAAGTAGTGCTGCCCTCCGGCGAAGTGATCTGGACCGGGGCCAATGTGCTGAAAAACTCCACTGGCTATAATCTTACCCAGCTGGTAGTGGGCAGTGAAGGCACCCTGGGCATTGTGACCAAGATCGTGCTGCGCCTCATTCCCCTGCCTAAGAACGACCTGCTCATGCTGGTACCTTTCCGCTCCGCGGAGAATGCCTGCGCCGCCGTGAGCGCCATTTTCCGGGCCGGCTACATCCCCTCCGCCCTGGAGTTTATGGAGCGCGATGCACTGGAATGGGCAGTGAAATATGTGGACAATTCTTCTGTGCCCATTGCCGATGATGTGCAGGCCCACCTGCTCATTGAAGTGGATGGCAATTACCCGGACCTGCTCATGCAGGAAATGGAAGGCATTGCCGGCATCGTTACGGAATTTGACTGCGGGGAAATACTGTTTGCAGACGATTCCGTACAAAAAGCATCCCTGTGGAAACTGCGCCGCCGCGTGGCGGAGGCCGTGAAAGCTAACTCTGTGTACAAAGAGGAAGACACCGTGGTGCCCCGTGCAGAGCTGCCCGTACTGCTCAAAGGCGTGAAGGAAATAGGTGCCCGTTATGGCTTCCACTCTGTGTGCTACGGCCACGCCGGCGATGGTAACCTGCACGTGAACATCATTAAAGGCCACCTTACGGACGAGCAGTGGAATGGCTCCCTGCCCAAAGGCATTGCGGAAATATTTGAACTGGTAAAGTCCCTGGGCGGCACTATTTCCGGCGAACATGGCATTGGCCTGGTACAAAAGCCTTACATGCACATCATGTTCACTGACACCAGCATGCACCTGATGCGCCAGATTAAAAAAGCATTTGATCCTACCGGGATACTGAACCCCGGAAAGATTTTTGATTGA
- a CDS encoding LOG family protein — translation MSKSIVVFCGSSMGAQKEYAQQAKALGYALAERGITLVYGGGTAGLMGHIADSVLERGGEVIGVIPEFLNTKERKHERLTKLVEVQTMHQRKTILYELADAAISLPGGYGTLDEFFEILTWNQLTLHTKKLGLLNVNGFYDHLYKHLQHITAENFAPPVHLNNLHIAADADELLSKMLL, via the coding sequence ATGAGCAAGAGCATCGTAGTATTTTGCGGCTCCAGCATGGGCGCTCAAAAGGAATATGCGCAGCAGGCCAAGGCGCTGGGTTATGCCCTGGCGGAAAGAGGCATCACCCTGGTATATGGCGGTGGTACGGCAGGCCTCATGGGACACATTGCAGACAGTGTGCTGGAAAGGGGCGGTGAAGTGATCGGTGTGATCCCCGAGTTCCTCAACACCAAAGAGCGCAAGCATGAACGCCTTACCAAACTGGTAGAAGTGCAAACCATGCACCAGCGAAAAACCATTTTGTATGAACTGGCCGATGCCGCCATTTCCCTGCCGGGTGGCTACGGTACGCTGGATGAGTTCTTCGAGATCCTTACCTGGAACCAGCTTACCCTGCACACCAAGAAACTGGGGTTGCTCAATGTGAACGGCTTTTACGACCACCTGTACAAGCACCTGCAGCATATCACCGCGGAAAATTTTGCACCACCGGTGCACCTCAATAACCTGCACATAGCCGCCGATGCAGATGAACTGCTTTCAAAAATGTTGTTATAA
- a CDS encoding LOG family protein has product MNENLKNLKMRDWTETRAHSSWQIFKIMAEFVEGFEALAQIGPCISVFGSARTKTGNPYYELAVEIARRLAEEGFGIISGGGPGVMEAANKGAQLAHGKSVGVNITLPHEQFYNEFIDHDKRLHFDYFFVRKVMFTKYSQGFVMMPGGFGTMDEFFEVATLIQTGKMTETPLVLVGKEYWQGLLDWIHKTMLLKESNINPEDLGLIKLFDTADEVVEYFRVFYTTNKLRPNF; this is encoded by the coding sequence ATGAACGAAAATCTCAAGAATTTAAAGATGCGCGATTGGACGGAAACCCGCGCGCATTCCAGCTGGCAGATATTTAAGATCATGGCGGAATTTGTAGAAGGCTTTGAAGCGCTGGCGCAGATAGGCCCTTGCATTTCAGTGTTTGGGTCCGCCCGTACAAAGACCGGCAATCCCTATTATGAACTGGCGGTAGAAATAGCGCGCCGCCTCGCGGAAGAAGGTTTTGGCATTATCTCCGGTGGTGGCCCCGGCGTAATGGAAGCGGCCAATAAAGGCGCCCAACTGGCCCACGGCAAGTCTGTAGGGGTAAATATCACCCTCCCGCATGAGCAGTTTTACAATGAATTTATTGACCATGATAAACGCCTGCACTTTGATTATTTCTTTGTGCGCAAAGTGATGTTCACCAAATATTCACAGGGCTTTGTGATGATGCCCGGTGGCTTTGGTACCATGGATGAATTTTTTGAAGTGGCCACCCTGATCCAGACCGGTAAAATGACAGAAACTCCGCTGGTGCTGGTGGGCAAGGAGTACTGGCAAGGCCTCCTGGACTGGATCCATAAGACGATGCTGCTCAAAGAAAGCAACATCAACCCTGAAGACCTGGGCCTGATCAAGCTCTTTGATACCGCGGATGAAGTAGTGGAGTACTTCCGCGTGTTCTATACCACTAATAAGCTGAGACCTAATTTCTAA